From Streptosporangium album, the proteins below share one genomic window:
- a CDS encoding S8 family serine peptidase, translating to MRLASLVPRLALPVVLTLLTALSANGAQASAAPPTPASRLEPRLAETLSTRGGADVFVTLKEKADLSATRSLKKHADKTAYGFRALTATADRSQRGLRALLRKAHVDFTPYWLVNTILVRGADAELVDRLGARSDVAGVRMAGSVKLPKPEVQPRALAQAAGVEWGVDRVGAPRVWNELRVRGEGVVVATIDSGVQYDHPALATHYRGYRAGGAYVHDYNWFDPTLVCGVPSVTPCDNNGHGTHTMGTIVGDDGGANHTGVAPGATWITAKGCATSSCSDADLLAAGQWILAPTDLKGQNPRPDLAPNIVSNSWGGAAADPFYQQIVSSWTQAGIFPVFAAGNEGPACGTAHSPGDYDGSYAVGAFGEDGQIASFSSRGAEDATGIKPNITAPGSSVRSSVPGGKYDVLSGTSMATPHVAGAIALLWSAAPSLRGDIATTRRLLDETAVDTEDYSCGGTKENNRVWGQGRLDAFAAVLLAPRGATGTLTGTVTDLDGTPLPNPAVTVSASGARRTVTGDAQGVFSVAAAPGEYEVTAAAFGFAPATLKATVTSGATSTLQWHLASLPKYDVLGEVLQTGGEPLPGVAVTIEGTPYPTVTTSADGSFGMAAVPVGTWRVSVKGARCGASTTTTVVVDGDEYVTINTPLRKDGFGNKCDVLPKPTWTAGTTVLPLTGDDAATAVTLPFTFPLYGKPYTKAYISTNGFLNFQRLNNQSQNGAIPSGGLPNASVYAFWDDLMVDSSASVLSASLGTAPHRRFLIEWRNVSLVAQPTARLTFSLELHENGQIFFQYKTLPVGNAPRGGSATVGLENGTGLEAFDYSVNQPSLRPGMGIRFYGSGVVQGVVGTADGKPVSGLEVSLYRPSDATVILTAVTDASGVYRFFAPQGAYSVVITDVEWEYARASATITEEGQVVTAGLTVYPGDNTITGTVRDSSGKPLAGAMVALQDSRTPSTTTDDKGAYTLTGVHGGPQFVQVLTRACEVQAQRKIAVAEDTVLDLTAGMPIDPSGFACSRKPKAYVPATDPADVGEMQSAMIPLPFAFPLSRGTFNAVGVTPTGTLLFYDPLNPEWSWASPFWADLVVDDSAAVLTATTGQGADQRFVVEWRNVGLRGTELRISFEAVLYPDGRILLQYGDLPDDERVRDGGATVGVSNAYGPDMFLVWGALDPAVAFELRPSPQTP from the coding sequence ATGCGCCTGGCCTCCCTCGTGCCCCGGCTCGCCCTGCCCGTGGTCCTGACCCTGCTCACGGCCCTGTCCGCGAACGGGGCCCAGGCCTCGGCCGCGCCTCCCACACCCGCCTCCCGGCTCGAACCGCGGTTGGCCGAGACGCTCTCCACCCGGGGCGGCGCCGACGTCTTCGTGACCCTGAAGGAGAAGGCCGACCTGTCGGCCACCCGTTCACTGAAGAAACACGCGGACAAGACCGCGTACGGCTTCCGCGCGCTCACCGCGACCGCGGACCGGAGCCAGCGCGGTCTGCGCGCGCTGCTGAGGAAGGCCCACGTCGACTTCACGCCTTACTGGCTCGTCAACACGATCCTGGTGCGGGGCGCGGACGCCGAACTGGTCGACCGGCTCGGCGCGCGGTCCGACGTGGCCGGGGTCAGGATGGCCGGCTCCGTCAAGCTGCCGAAGCCGGAGGTCCAGCCGCGGGCCCTGGCCCAGGCGGCGGGCGTGGAATGGGGCGTGGACCGCGTCGGCGCCCCGCGCGTGTGGAACGAACTGCGTGTCAGGGGCGAGGGCGTCGTGGTGGCCACCATCGACTCGGGGGTGCAGTACGACCATCCGGCGCTGGCCACCCACTACCGGGGCTACCGGGCGGGCGGCGCCTACGTCCACGACTACAACTGGTTCGACCCGACCCTCGTCTGCGGCGTGCCGTCCGTCACCCCGTGCGACAACAACGGGCACGGCACGCACACCATGGGCACGATCGTCGGCGACGACGGCGGCGCCAACCACACGGGCGTCGCGCCAGGCGCCACCTGGATCACCGCCAAGGGTTGCGCGACCAGCTCGTGCAGTGACGCCGACCTGCTGGCGGCCGGGCAGTGGATACTCGCCCCCACCGACCTCAAGGGCCAGAACCCCCGGCCGGACCTGGCGCCGAACATCGTCAGCAACTCCTGGGGCGGCGCCGCCGCCGACCCGTTCTACCAGCAGATCGTCAGCTCCTGGACGCAGGCGGGCATCTTCCCGGTGTTCGCCGCGGGCAACGAGGGGCCGGCCTGCGGGACCGCGCACTCCCCCGGCGACTACGACGGCTCCTACGCCGTCGGCGCGTTCGGGGAGGACGGGCAGATCGCCTCCTTCTCCAGCCGGGGCGCCGAGGACGCGACCGGGATCAAGCCCAACATCACCGCGCCCGGCAGTTCGGTCCGCTCCTCGGTGCCGGGCGGCAAGTACGACGTCCTCAGCGGCACCTCGATGGCGACCCCGCACGTGGCGGGGGCGATCGCGCTGCTCTGGTCGGCCGCTCCCAGCCTGCGCGGCGACATCGCGACCACCAGGCGCCTGCTGGACGAGACCGCGGTCGACACCGAGGACTACAGCTGCGGCGGCACCAAGGAGAACAACCGGGTGTGGGGCCAGGGACGGCTCGACGCCTTCGCCGCCGTGCTGCTCGCCCCGCGCGGCGCGACCGGCACGCTCACCGGTACCGTCACCGACCTCGACGGCACCCCGCTGCCCAACCCCGCCGTCACCGTGTCGGCCTCGGGCGCGCGGCGTACGGTCACCGGCGACGCCCAGGGCGTCTTCAGCGTCGCGGCGGCCCCCGGCGAGTACGAGGTCACGGCCGCCGCGTTCGGCTTCGCACCCGCCACCCTGAAGGCCACCGTCACCTCGGGCGCCACCTCCACCCTCCAATGGCACCTGGCCAGCCTGCCCAAGTACGACGTCCTGGGCGAGGTGCTGCAGACCGGAGGCGAACCGCTGCCGGGTGTCGCGGTCACCATCGAGGGGACGCCGTACCCGACGGTGACCACGTCCGCGGACGGCTCCTTCGGCATGGCCGCGGTGCCCGTGGGCACCTGGCGCGTGAGCGTGAAGGGCGCCCGCTGCGGCGCCTCCACCACGACGACCGTCGTCGTCGACGGCGACGAGTACGTCACCATCAACACACCGCTGCGCAAGGACGGCTTCGGCAACAAGTGCGACGTGCTGCCCAAGCCCACCTGGACCGCGGGCACCACCGTGCTGCCGCTGACCGGCGACGACGCGGCGACCGCCGTCACGCTGCCGTTCACCTTCCCCCTGTACGGCAAGCCGTACACCAAGGCGTACATCTCCACCAACGGCTTCCTCAACTTCCAGCGGCTCAACAACCAGTCGCAGAACGGTGCGATCCCCAGCGGCGGGCTGCCCAACGCGTCCGTCTACGCCTTCTGGGACGACCTCATGGTGGACTCCTCGGCGAGCGTGCTGTCGGCGTCGCTCGGCACGGCGCCCCACCGCCGTTTCCTGATCGAGTGGCGCAACGTCAGCCTGGTCGCCCAGCCGACCGCCCGGCTGACCTTCTCCCTCGAACTGCACGAGAACGGGCAGATCTTCTTCCAGTACAAGACCCTTCCGGTCGGCAACGCGCCACGAGGCGGCTCGGCCACCGTCGGCCTGGAGAACGGCACGGGCCTGGAGGCGTTCGACTACTCGGTGAACCAGCCGTCGCTGCGGCCGGGGATGGGTATCAGGTTCTACGGCTCGGGCGTCGTGCAGGGCGTGGTCGGCACCGCCGACGGCAAGCCCGTCTCCGGCCTCGAAGTCAGCCTGTACCGTCCGAGCGACGCCACCGTGATCCTGACCGCGGTCACCGACGCCTCGGGCGTCTACCGGTTCTTCGCGCCGCAGGGCGCGTACAGCGTCGTGATCACCGACGTGGAGTGGGAGTACGCCAGGGCCTCCGCCACGATCACCGAGGAGGGCCAGGTCGTCACGGCCGGCCTGACCGTCTACCCGGGCGACAACACGATCACCGGAACCGTGCGCGACAGCTCCGGCAAGCCCCTCGCCGGGGCGATGGTGGCGCTCCAGGACTCCAGGACACCGTCCACGACCACGGACGACAAGGGCGCGTACACCCTGACCGGGGTGCACGGCGGCCCGCAGTTCGTCCAGGTGCTGACCCGCGCGTGCGAGGTGCAGGCCCAGCGCAAGATAGCGGTCGCGGAGGACACCGTGCTCGACCTGACGGCGGGCATGCCGATCGACCCCTCCGGGTTCGCCTGTTCCCGCAAGCCGAAGGCGTACGTCCCGGCCACCGACCCGGCCGACGTCGGCGAGATGCAGAGCGCGATGATTCCGCTGCCGTTCGCCTTCCCCCTGTCCCGCGGCACCTTCAACGCCGTGGGCGTGACGCCCACGGGCACCCTGCTCTTCTACGACCCGCTGAACCCCGAATGGTCGTGGGCGAGCCCGTTCTGGGCGGACCTGGTGGTCGACGACAGCGCCGCGGTGCTCACGGCGACAACGGGTCAGGGGGCCGACCAGCGGTTCGTGGTCGAATGGCGCAACGTCGGGCTCAGAGGGACCGAACTGCGCATCTCGTTCGAGGCGGTGCTGTACCCGGACGGGCGGATCCTCCTGCAGTACGGCGACCTGCCCGACGACGAGCGGGTCCGCGACGGCGGCGCCACGGTGGGCGTGTCCAACGCCTACGGCCCCGACATGTTCCTGGTCTGGGGAGCGCTCGACCCGGCGGTGGCCTTCGAACTCCGCCCCTCGCCGCAGACCCCGTAG
- a CDS encoding M4 family metallopeptidase, with protein MGKALHGSLVALRAGSVAAAVCAAVTWAVLALLTGGTEGLVGGFLSGSANGVTTTAAAATGGPVDWWAPALHSGGRIWPVQFLLQGSPLALLVLGPLLGGLAAGWLTAGARSPGTYRRGTRLLAAAAVYAAIVTLAATVTAALAPGTLATVSTPPAVAFGLGLAWCAGAGLLGQVARAVRLPRQVKALAGFAVLLLIAQLTVPGSAVAAPRPGSGSGKPAEPMTMAAAGAPEEPPADYYRPGVSAALAAVGARTDRLKPTGDMSVNLARDPWLGVPTQVSVDSPVGKDVKSWLRANAGLFAVKDPVAQLRALPARLKDRLGGRHDWFQQEIGGVPVYGARVGVHRDVKGRTVQALTNGLIPDLAVPATVPTLAPEAATAAAARVLPGAELVEPPALYVLPDDPHPGKSVPATLTWRVWLATADGRSTAYFVDALSTGRIVKFEPTRLEIRERHVWDLKNNPETDDDPARNEGQGPASVADVNDIYDHSGMFYDYMLSTFGLDSFDGQGAAMNAGARYSSKVNGPPERNAFFMPNEEQTAFGEGMGTLTVVAHEWQHGVTYRSASLFPLFQGGALHESFSDVFAAMVEQRVTGSTAWKAGVGTPLGIIRDLANPHAVSDPWGPHPAHYSEYRLGCIDSGWVHANSLIPSHAWYILATRIGMRKTAEIAYRDLTVYLGPSSRFTDTRVGAIQAAYDLYGKTSPEGQEVWRAFGAVGIDGTYESPRQRCMCFADESLTGVGLEAMDPDGSSTDATVAALLRTRELFENAESGAAMHYAQLYARTNSRAMDLLVADDGLRGKTAHLMQSMEPAFHTVGTPAGDRVIITQNLIDEINGLVDAYIQADADTPGGGTMGAILRDDRSAVDGQALVGMTANQVLAHLDSIFN; from the coding sequence ATGGGCAAGGCATTGCATGGATCATTGGTCGCACTGAGGGCGGGCTCCGTCGCCGCTGCGGTCTGCGCCGCGGTGACCTGGGCGGTGCTCGCCCTGCTCACCGGCGGCACAGAGGGGCTGGTCGGCGGCTTCCTGTCCGGCAGCGCGAACGGCGTGACGACCACGGCCGCCGCCGCGACCGGCGGGCCCGTCGACTGGTGGGCGCCCGCGCTGCACTCCGGCGGCAGGATCTGGCCCGTCCAGTTCCTGCTGCAGGGCTCCCCGCTGGCGCTGCTCGTGCTCGGCCCGCTGCTCGGCGGCCTGGCGGCCGGCTGGCTCACCGCCGGCGCACGCTCACCGGGGACCTACCGGCGCGGGACCCGGCTGCTGGCCGCCGCCGCCGTCTACGCGGCGATCGTCACCCTCGCCGCGACCGTGACCGCCGCACTCGCGCCCGGCACCCTCGCCACGGTCAGCACCCCTCCCGCGGTCGCGTTCGGCCTCGGCCTGGCGTGGTGCGCGGGCGCGGGCCTGCTCGGCCAGGTGGCGCGGGCCGTACGGCTGCCGCGGCAGGTCAAGGCGCTGGCCGGGTTCGCCGTACTGCTCCTGATCGCGCAGCTCACCGTGCCGGGTTCGGCCGTCGCGGCGCCGAGACCCGGCTCCGGCTCCGGCAAGCCCGCCGAGCCGATGACGATGGCCGCGGCCGGGGCGCCCGAGGAGCCGCCCGCCGACTACTACCGCCCCGGCGTGAGCGCCGCGCTCGCCGCCGTGGGCGCGCGGACCGACCGGCTCAAGCCGACCGGCGACATGTCGGTCAACCTGGCCAGAGACCCGTGGCTCGGCGTGCCGACACAGGTGTCGGTGGACAGCCCCGTCGGCAAGGACGTGAAGTCGTGGCTGCGCGCCAACGCGGGCCTGTTCGCGGTCAAGGACCCGGTCGCCCAGCTGCGCGCCCTGCCCGCGCGGCTCAAGGACCGGCTCGGCGGACGCCACGACTGGTTCCAGCAGGAGATCGGCGGCGTCCCCGTCTACGGTGCCCGCGTCGGCGTGCACCGCGACGTCAAGGGCAGGACCGTGCAGGCGCTCACCAACGGCCTCATCCCCGACCTCGCCGTTCCCGCGACGGTGCCGACGCTGGCACCGGAGGCGGCCACCGCCGCAGCGGCGCGCGTCCTTCCCGGCGCCGAACTGGTCGAGCCTCCCGCGCTCTACGTGCTGCCCGACGATCCCCACCCCGGCAAGTCCGTGCCCGCGACCCTCACCTGGCGGGTCTGGCTCGCGACCGCCGACGGCCGCTCCACCGCCTACTTCGTCGACGCGCTCAGCACGGGCCGGATCGTCAAGTTCGAGCCGACCCGCCTGGAGATCAGGGAACGGCACGTCTGGGACCTCAAGAACAACCCGGAGACCGACGACGACCCGGCCAGGAACGAGGGCCAAGGTCCCGCCTCGGTCGCCGACGTGAACGACATCTACGACCACAGCGGCATGTTCTACGACTACATGCTGTCGACCTTCGGCCTCGACAGCTTCGACGGACAGGGCGCGGCCATGAACGCCGGCGCGCGCTACTCCTCCAAGGTCAACGGCCCGCCCGAGCGGAACGCCTTCTTCATGCCCAACGAGGAGCAGACGGCTTTCGGCGAGGGCATGGGCACGCTGACCGTCGTGGCCCACGAGTGGCAGCACGGCGTCACCTACCGCTCGGCCAGCCTCTTCCCGCTGTTCCAGGGCGGCGCGTTGCACGAGAGCTTCTCCGACGTGTTCGCCGCGATGGTCGAGCAGCGCGTCACCGGCAGCACCGCCTGGAAGGCGGGGGTGGGCACTCCACTGGGCATCATCCGCGACCTCGCGAACCCGCACGCGGTCTCGGATCCGTGGGGCCCGCATCCCGCGCACTACAGCGAATACCGGCTCGGCTGCATCGACAGCGGCTGGGTGCACGCCAACAGCCTCATCCCGAGCCACGCCTGGTACATCCTCGCCACCAGGATCGGCATGCGGAAGACCGCCGAGATCGCCTATCGCGACCTGACCGTCTACCTCGGCCCCTCCTCCCGATTCACCGACACCCGCGTCGGCGCCATCCAGGCCGCCTACGACCTGTACGGCAAGACCTCGCCCGAGGGCCAGGAGGTGTGGCGGGCGTTCGGCGCGGTCGGCATCGACGGCACCTACGAGTCGCCCCGCCAGCGGTGCATGTGCTTCGCCGACGAGTCGCTGACCGGCGTGGGGCTGGAGGCCATGGACCCGGACGGCTCCAGCACCGACGCCACCGTGGCGGCCCTGCTGCGCACCCGCGAGCTCTTCGAGAACGCCGAGTCGGGCGCCGCCATGCACTACGCCCAGCTCTACGCCCGCACCAACAGCCGCGCCATGGACCTGCTCGTCGCCGACGACGGACTGCGCGGCAAGACCGCTCATCTCATGCAGTCGATGGAGCCCGCCTTCCACACGGTCGGCACCCCCGCGGGCGATCGCGTCATCATCACCCAGAACCTCATCGACGAGATCAACGGCCTGGTCGACGCCTACATCCAGGCCGACGCCGACACCCCGGGCGGCGGCACCATGGGCGCGATCCTGCGCGACGACCGCTCCGCGGTGGACGGCCAGGCACTGGTCGGCATGACCGCCAACCAGGTACTCGCCCACCTCGACTCGATCTTCAACTAA
- a CDS encoding alpha/beta fold hydrolase, with protein MLRRFYLIMLAAAVLSVSLTLPALADPDPGPQPTSRDRHTVSVGVPGQKKTTRERAARSAQAAKDRSAAPRAAFAGAVDPVGTTAADAVELAVAMESDGSVTGARYLTTPPAPGTNGVATGLAGVSGASALLTTGDAMLAPEPNDFQSSGRNSGGGKVRGDSAYDVTVLEVDVNAPAWATCLTFEVKYFSEEFPEFVRSAYNDGFVAELDRTTWTTAGSTILAPDNFAYDPSGNVISTNTTGQLAMSASAAVGSTYDGATPLLRAGTPVEPGAHKVFLSIFDQHDAVYDSAVLLRQMHFTQDEAGKCGAGAKPVTKPVIFVPGILGSRLVDESGEEWWPKTGTLLTSRKDEHLDNIMLNDDGQTDAKSNGVYASEVIDKIALLPIYSGAIKLIEDAGYVRGDIEAPHAGENFFLSPVDWRKSAAHNAAELLRRIDRVRQATGADRVNLIAHSQGGLVTQALVRDPDSVGKVNRIASLGTPYLGAAKAIGVMHFKNPCVIDLLGKCLLNRDEAAKITRNFPGFLELLPSDAYHGVVGSPVNKIPGGPLSPGEVRDLMRDKNLTLIDRARAWHQAVDKWDPVDPHVGLTRLVGDGVTTPVSLDSFSEMACDEKHGWWRSCKPQDASRVNWSDHGDGTVPLGSAQLTAELRGNAVTLAPYDKVNHTGLPNKSQVMSAAIYSIQGEGPTQGTLGLLDQEAPVPMVDANGLTGTELVVRGPVNVLLTDASGRRTGFTDPATETEVEDIPGSSYAAGAGTIKHISALLTAGKASAVINSTDFGYVYIQVRNWVNGAVTSTYAYEPILIDPNNRIAFASPGITVPATKVGVVPCDSCPTQQPLSTVTGAAAGDELPPNATATVTYDEYQGRKRVHITASAGDTGGAGVERIEWAIQPSDDAERPAYATYGQPFYYLKPEGSSSTWTLYVRAIDKAGNIESSYTQIPLNL; from the coding sequence GTGCTTCGCAGGTTTTACCTGATCATGCTCGCCGCCGCCGTTCTCTCCGTCAGCCTCACGCTCCCCGCGCTGGCCGACCCCGACCCCGGCCCCCAGCCGACGTCCCGTGACCGACACACGGTCTCCGTCGGGGTGCCGGGCCAGAAGAAGACCACGCGCGAGCGCGCGGCCAGGTCGGCCCAGGCCGCCAAGGACCGCTCCGCCGCTCCCCGGGCGGCGTTCGCCGGAGCCGTGGACCCGGTGGGCACCACGGCGGCCGACGCCGTGGAGTTGGCCGTCGCGATGGAGTCCGACGGATCCGTCACCGGAGCCAGGTATCTCACGACCCCGCCCGCACCCGGCACCAACGGCGTGGCCACCGGCCTCGCGGGCGTGTCGGGCGCCTCGGCCCTGCTCACCACCGGCGACGCCATGCTCGCCCCCGAGCCGAACGACTTCCAGTCCTCGGGCCGCAACTCGGGAGGCGGCAAGGTCCGCGGCGACAGCGCGTACGACGTCACCGTCCTGGAGGTCGACGTCAACGCGCCCGCGTGGGCGACCTGCCTGACGTTCGAGGTGAAGTACTTCAGCGAGGAGTTCCCCGAGTTCGTCCGCAGCGCCTACAACGACGGCTTCGTGGCGGAACTCGACAGGACGACCTGGACGACGGCCGGTTCCACGATTCTGGCGCCCGACAACTTCGCCTACGACCCGTCGGGCAACGTCATCTCCACGAACACGACCGGCCAGCTCGCGATGAGCGCGTCGGCCGCCGTGGGCTCGACGTACGACGGGGCGACACCGCTGCTGCGGGCCGGCACCCCGGTCGAGCCCGGCGCGCACAAGGTGTTCCTCTCGATCTTCGACCAGCACGACGCGGTCTACGACTCCGCCGTGCTGCTGCGCCAGATGCACTTCACCCAGGACGAGGCCGGCAAGTGCGGCGCCGGCGCGAAGCCGGTGACCAAGCCGGTGATCTTCGTACCCGGCATCCTGGGCAGCAGGCTCGTGGACGAGTCGGGTGAGGAGTGGTGGCCCAAGACGGGGACGCTCCTGACCAGCCGCAAGGACGAACACCTCGACAACATCATGCTCAACGACGACGGCCAGACCGACGCCAAGAGCAACGGCGTCTACGCCTCCGAGGTCATCGACAAGATCGCGCTGCTGCCGATCTACTCCGGCGCCATCAAGCTCATCGAGGACGCCGGATACGTCCGCGGTGACATCGAGGCCCCGCACGCGGGTGAGAACTTCTTCCTCTCCCCCGTCGACTGGCGGAAGTCCGCCGCCCACAACGCGGCCGAGCTGCTGCGCAGGATCGACAGGGTCAGACAGGCGACGGGGGCCGACCGGGTGAACCTCATCGCCCACTCCCAGGGCGGGCTCGTCACCCAGGCGCTGGTCAGGGACCCGGACTCGGTCGGCAAGGTCAACCGCATCGCCAGCCTGGGCACGCCCTACCTCGGTGCGGCCAAGGCGATCGGCGTCATGCACTTCAAGAACCCGTGCGTGATCGACCTCCTCGGCAAGTGCCTGCTCAACCGCGACGAGGCCGCGAAGATCACCCGCAACTTCCCCGGCTTCCTCGAACTGCTGCCGTCCGACGCCTACCACGGCGTGGTCGGCTCGCCGGTCAACAAGATCCCCGGAGGGCCGCTCAGCCCCGGCGAGGTGCGCGACCTGATGCGGGACAAGAACCTGACCCTGATCGACAGGGCGCGGGCCTGGCACCAGGCGGTCGACAAGTGGGACCCCGTCGACCCGCACGTCGGCCTCACCCGGCTCGTGGGCGACGGCGTGACCACCCCGGTCAGCCTGGACTCCTTCAGCGAGATGGCGTGCGACGAGAAGCACGGCTGGTGGCGGAGCTGCAAGCCGCAGGACGCCTCCCGCGTCAACTGGAGCGACCACGGGGACGGCACGGTCCCGCTGGGGTCCGCCCAGCTCACCGCCGAACTGCGCGGCAACGCGGTCACCCTGGCCCCGTACGACAAGGTCAACCACACGGGCCTGCCGAACAAGTCGCAGGTCATGAGCGCCGCGATCTACTCCATCCAGGGTGAGGGGCCGACCCAGGGCACGCTCGGCCTGCTCGACCAGGAGGCGCCCGTGCCCATGGTCGACGCCAATGGCCTGACCGGTACCGAACTGGTGGTGAGAGGGCCGGTCAACGTGCTCCTCACGGACGCGTCCGGGCGGCGCACCGGGTTCACCGACCCCGCCACCGAGACCGAGGTCGAGGACATCCCGGGTAGCTCCTACGCCGCGGGAGCGGGGACGATCAAGCACATCTCGGCGCTCCTCACCGCGGGCAAGGCGTCGGCGGTGATCAACAGCACCGACTTCGGCTACGTCTACATTCAGGTGCGCAACTGGGTCAACGGTGCCGTGACCTCGACCTACGCCTACGAGCCGATCCTGATCGACCCCAACAACCGCATCGCCTTCGCATCACCCGGCATCACGGTGCCCGCGACCAAGGTCGGTGTGGTGCCATGCGACAGCTGCCCCACCCAGCAGCCGCTCTCGACCGTCACCGGTGCCGCCGCGGGCGACGAACTGCCGCCGAACGCGACGGCGACCGTCACCTACGACGAGTACCAGGGCCGCAAGCGCGTCCACATCACGGCGAGCGCCGGCGACACCGGAGGCGCGGGCGTCGAGCGCATCGAGTGGGCCATCCAGCCGAGCGACGACGCCGAGCGGCCGGCGTACGCGACCTACGGCCAGCCCTTCTACTACTTGAAGCCCGAGGGCTCCTCCTCCACGTGGACGCTGTACGTGCGCGCCATCGACAAGGCGGGCAACATCGAAAGTTCCTACACGCAGATCCCGCTCAACCTCTGA
- a CDS encoding polyprenyl synthetase family protein, giving the protein MRGSALEQLLPADDGLAAHLRKSMGEVEVRLREVATDSPDPLIVEVAGYLLDAGGKRWRPLLVLLGAQFGDPEAASVLDAAVTVELIHAASLYHDDVMDEAPLRHSVPSAQIRWGNTIAILVGDHLFARGATISLNLGEPARRAQAHAFERLVRGQVREVAGPGTGEDEVEHYLDVVRDKSAALIALAVRLGGICAGADDRVVEALAEYGEALGVAFQLSDDLIDILSPPVDSGKAQGTDLRAGLVTLPMLHALREAGAVRLREILGAGPVTDPALHAEALDLLRASPGMASARLVTEQYTARARAAAERLPDSPARRVLESLCDLVGGRSA; this is encoded by the coding sequence ATGCGGGGATCCGCTCTGGAGCAGCTCCTTCCGGCCGACGACGGGCTGGCCGCGCACCTGCGTAAGAGCATGGGGGAGGTGGAGGTCCGGCTGCGCGAGGTCGCCACCGACTCTCCCGATCCGCTCATCGTCGAGGTGGCGGGCTACCTCCTCGACGCGGGAGGCAAGCGGTGGCGCCCCCTGCTCGTGCTGCTCGGCGCGCAGTTCGGCGACCCCGAGGCCGCTTCGGTGCTGGACGCGGCGGTGACCGTCGAGCTCATCCACGCCGCGTCCCTTTACCACGACGACGTCATGGACGAGGCGCCGCTGCGGCACAGCGTGCCCAGCGCCCAGATCCGCTGGGGCAACACGATCGCGATCCTGGTCGGCGACCACCTGTTCGCACGTGGCGCCACCATCAGCCTCAACCTCGGCGAGCCCGCCAGGAGAGCGCAGGCACACGCCTTCGAACGGCTGGTCAGGGGACAGGTCAGGGAGGTGGCGGGGCCGGGGACCGGTGAGGACGAGGTCGAGCATTACCTCGACGTGGTCCGCGACAAGTCGGCCGCGCTGATCGCGCTCGCGGTACGGCTCGGCGGCATCTGCGCGGGCGCCGACGACCGGGTCGTCGAGGCCCTGGCGGAGTACGGCGAAGCCCTCGGTGTCGCCTTCCAGCTCTCCGACGACCTCATCGACATCCTGTCGCCGCCGGTCGACTCCGGCAAGGCGCAGGGCACCGACCTGCGGGCCGGCCTGGTCACGCTGCCGATGCTGCACGCCCTCCGGGAGGCGGGAGCCGTACGGCTGCGCGAGATCCTGGGCGCCGGGCCCGTGACGGACCCCGCGCTGCACGCTGAGGCGCTCGACCTGCTGCGGGCCTCACCGGGCATGGCCTCGGCCCGCCTGGTGACCGAGCAGTACACGGCACGGGCCAGGGCCGCCGCGGAGCGACTCCCCGACTCGCCGGCGCGGCGGGTCCTGGAGTCGCTCTGCGACCTGGTGGGCGGTCGTTCCGCCTGA
- a CDS encoding SRPBCC family protein produces MKLAGSAVLGIDRDRVWSALQNPAVLVRTIPGCERLEETGPDTYRMTVTAGVASIKGVYQGEVALSEPDAPQRFVLRARGQGAPGTVDATVEVRLSEIEGGTRIDYDAEAVIGGMIGGVGQRMLSSVAKRTAGEFFSAVESHLSSGTAPVAPSPAVTSPAVTAPAGTVAVRETAPQVFERPADRPVTDARVWPVLAAFGMGAGIALGSAVIGWLLGRTGRRS; encoded by the coding sequence GTGAAGCTCGCAGGCAGTGCCGTGCTCGGCATCGACAGGGACCGTGTGTGGTCCGCGCTCCAGAACCCGGCCGTGCTCGTGCGCACGATCCCGGGCTGCGAGCGCCTGGAGGAGACGGGACCCGACACCTACCGGATGACGGTCACCGCCGGAGTGGCCTCGATCAAGGGCGTCTACCAGGGGGAGGTCGCGCTGTCCGAGCCCGACGCCCCGCAGCGCTTCGTGCTCAGGGCCCGGGGCCAGGGCGCGCCCGGCACCGTGGACGCCACCGTGGAGGTCCGCCTCAGCGAGATCGAGGGCGGCACCCGGATCGACTACGACGCCGAGGCCGTGATCGGCGGCATGATCGGCGGCGTCGGCCAGCGCATGCTCAGCTCGGTCGCCAAGAGGACCGCGGGGGAGTTCTTCTCCGCCGTCGAAAGCCATCTCTCCTCCGGTACGGCCCCCGTCGCGCCTTCCCCGGCCGTGACGTCTCCCGCCGTGACCGCTCCGGCCGGGACCGTCGCCGTCCGGGAGACGGCCCCGCAGGTCTTCGAGCGTCCGGCAGACCGGCCCGTGACGGACGCCCGCGTGTGGCCGGTCCTCGCGGCGTTCGGCATGGGCGCGGGCATCGCGCTCGGCAGCGCCGTGATCGGCTGGCTGCTCGGCCGTACCGGCAGGAGGAGCTGA